Proteins from one Phoenix dactylifera cultivar Barhee BC4 unplaced genomic scaffold, palm_55x_up_171113_PBpolish2nd_filt_p 000544F, whole genome shotgun sequence genomic window:
- the LOC103719164 gene encoding protein ALTERED XYLOGLUCAN 4-like isoform X1, giving the protein MGTIHHHHHHHQPSSFPTKKLITGALYALLPLALLRVYLFSIPLNQPKLTNNTQTQETSSPSIPSSQAAEGVEQRHSPRSPRCDYSDGRWVPDSRGPRYNGTSCSTIKDGQNCMAHGRPDAGYLYWRWQPNQCQLPGFDPVSFLQLIQNEHLAFVGDSMARNQVESLLCLLSTATPPDLVHRDGQENKFRRWVFHDYNATISVFWCPFLVKGIEKSAASGLNHNKLYLDSPDERWASELDRMDMVVFSVGHWFLHPAIYYENELVLGCHHCPESNHTEIGFFDVFRRAFKTTLKVASSRYWSSPASSEKLVVVTTFSPAQFEGEWDKFGACPKKEPYKEGEKEMEYMDAEMRKIEVEEVAAAAKEAAESGGRLRIEALDVTKLALLRPDGHPGPYMYPNPFADGIKEKVQNDCVHWCLPGPIDTWNEILMEMIRRWKEKSS; this is encoded by the exons ATGGGGACTattcaccaccaccaccaccaccaccaacccAGCAGTTTCCCCACCAAGAAACTCATAACCGGAGCTCTCTATGCCCTCCTTCCCTTGGCTCTCCTCCGTGTATATCTCTTCTCCATCCCCTTAAACCAACCCAAACTCACCAACAATACTCAAACCCAAGAAACCTCCTCCCCCTCCATCCCTTCCTCTCAAG CAGCGGAAGGAGTTGAACAGAGGCATAGCCCGAGAAGTCCCCGGTGCGACTACTCCGATGGCCGGTGGGTGCCGGACTCACGCGGGCCTCGATACAACGGCACCAGCTGCAGCACCATCAAAGATGGCCAGAATTGCATGGCCCATGGCCGGCCCGACGCCGGCTACCTCTACTGGCGGTGGCAGCCTAACCAGTGCCAGCTCCCCGGCTTCGATCCCGTGTCATTCCTCCAGCTGATCCAAAACGAACACCTGGCTTTCGTCGGCGACTCCATGGCCCGGAATCAGGTAGAGTCCCTCCTCTGCCTCCTTTCCACCGCAACGCCGCCCGACCTTGTCCACCGAGACGGGCAGGAAAACAAATTCCGGCGGTGGGTCTTCCATGACTACAATGCCACCATCTCGGTCTTTTGGTGCCCGTTCCTCGTTAAGGGGATCGAGAAGTCGGCGGCTTCGGGCCTAAATCACAACAAGCTGTACCTAGACTCGCCGGACGAGCGGTGGGCGTCGGAGTTGGATCGAATGGACATGGTGGTCTTCTCGGTTGGGCACTGGTTCCTCCACCCGGCTATCTACTACGAGAATGAGTTAGTCCTTGGCTGCCACCATTGCCCTGAATCCAATCACACCGAGATCGGTTTCTTCGATGTCTTTCGAAGGGCATTCAAGACTACACTCAAGGTGGCGAGCAGTCGATATTGGTCATCGCCGGCTTCCTCCGAGAAGCTCGTGGTGGTGACGACCTTCTCGCCGGCACAATTTGAAGGGGAGTGGGATAAATTTGGCGCTTGTCCAAAGAAAGAGCCTTACAAAGAAGGCGAGAAGGAGATGGAATACATGGACGCCGAGATGAGGAAgatcgaggtggaggaggtggcGGCGGCCGCGAAGGAGGCGGCGGAGAGCGGAGGGAGGTTAAGGATTGAAGCACTGGACGTGACCAAACTGGCGTTGCTGAGGCCGGACGGCCACCCAGGGCCTTACATGTATCCAAATCCGTTCGCTGATGGAATAAAAGAGAAGGTCCAGAACGACTGCGTGCATTGGTGCTTGCCGGGGCCAATCGATACTTGGAATGAGATATTGATGGAGATGATAAGGAGATGGAAAGAAAAGAGTagctga
- the LOC103719164 gene encoding protein ALTERED XYLOGLUCAN 4-like isoform X2 — translation MGTIHHHHHHHQPSSFPTKKLITGALYALLPLALLRVYLFSIPLNQPKLTNNTQTQETSSPSIPSSQAEGVEQRHSPRSPRCDYSDGRWVPDSRGPRYNGTSCSTIKDGQNCMAHGRPDAGYLYWRWQPNQCQLPGFDPVSFLQLIQNEHLAFVGDSMARNQVESLLCLLSTATPPDLVHRDGQENKFRRWVFHDYNATISVFWCPFLVKGIEKSAASGLNHNKLYLDSPDERWASELDRMDMVVFSVGHWFLHPAIYYENELVLGCHHCPESNHTEIGFFDVFRRAFKTTLKVASSRYWSSPASSEKLVVVTTFSPAQFEGEWDKFGACPKKEPYKEGEKEMEYMDAEMRKIEVEEVAAAAKEAAESGGRLRIEALDVTKLALLRPDGHPGPYMYPNPFADGIKEKVQNDCVHWCLPGPIDTWNEILMEMIRRWKEKSS, via the exons ATGGGGACTattcaccaccaccaccaccaccaccaacccAGCAGTTTCCCCACCAAGAAACTCATAACCGGAGCTCTCTATGCCCTCCTTCCCTTGGCTCTCCTCCGTGTATATCTCTTCTCCATCCCCTTAAACCAACCCAAACTCACCAACAATACTCAAACCCAAGAAACCTCCTCCCCCTCCATCCCTTCCTCTCAAG CGGAAGGAGTTGAACAGAGGCATAGCCCGAGAAGTCCCCGGTGCGACTACTCCGATGGCCGGTGGGTGCCGGACTCACGCGGGCCTCGATACAACGGCACCAGCTGCAGCACCATCAAAGATGGCCAGAATTGCATGGCCCATGGCCGGCCCGACGCCGGCTACCTCTACTGGCGGTGGCAGCCTAACCAGTGCCAGCTCCCCGGCTTCGATCCCGTGTCATTCCTCCAGCTGATCCAAAACGAACACCTGGCTTTCGTCGGCGACTCCATGGCCCGGAATCAGGTAGAGTCCCTCCTCTGCCTCCTTTCCACCGCAACGCCGCCCGACCTTGTCCACCGAGACGGGCAGGAAAACAAATTCCGGCGGTGGGTCTTCCATGACTACAATGCCACCATCTCGGTCTTTTGGTGCCCGTTCCTCGTTAAGGGGATCGAGAAGTCGGCGGCTTCGGGCCTAAATCACAACAAGCTGTACCTAGACTCGCCGGACGAGCGGTGGGCGTCGGAGTTGGATCGAATGGACATGGTGGTCTTCTCGGTTGGGCACTGGTTCCTCCACCCGGCTATCTACTACGAGAATGAGTTAGTCCTTGGCTGCCACCATTGCCCTGAATCCAATCACACCGAGATCGGTTTCTTCGATGTCTTTCGAAGGGCATTCAAGACTACACTCAAGGTGGCGAGCAGTCGATATTGGTCATCGCCGGCTTCCTCCGAGAAGCTCGTGGTGGTGACGACCTTCTCGCCGGCACAATTTGAAGGGGAGTGGGATAAATTTGGCGCTTGTCCAAAGAAAGAGCCTTACAAAGAAGGCGAGAAGGAGATGGAATACATGGACGCCGAGATGAGGAAgatcgaggtggaggaggtggcGGCGGCCGCGAAGGAGGCGGCGGAGAGCGGAGGGAGGTTAAGGATTGAAGCACTGGACGTGACCAAACTGGCGTTGCTGAGGCCGGACGGCCACCCAGGGCCTTACATGTATCCAAATCCGTTCGCTGATGGAATAAAAGAGAAGGTCCAGAACGACTGCGTGCATTGGTGCTTGCCGGGGCCAATCGATACTTGGAATGAGATATTGATGGAGATGATAAGGAGATGGAAAGAAAAGAGTagctga